A stretch of DNA from Streptomyces rubradiris:
GTAGCCCTCGTTGACGTTGACGGTGCCGGTGCGCAGGCGGGCGGCGAGGTCCCGGCCGCGGCGGGCGTTCGTCGTCCACACGGACGCGTTCAGGCCGTACGGCGTGGCGTTGGCGCGCTCCACCGCCTCGTCGTCGGTCCGGAAGCGGTAGACGGAGACGACCGGGCCGAAGGTCTCCTCCTCGCAGACGGCCATGGCGGGCTCGACGCCGTCGAGGATGGTGGGCTCGAAGAAGTACGGGCCGATGTCGGGGCGGGCCGCACCGCCCGCGATCACCTTGGCGCCCTTGGCGACGGCCTCCTCTACGTGCCGCTGGACGGTCTTCAGCTGACGCTCGCCGACCAGCGAGCCCATGTCGGCGCCGTAGGCGAGGAAGTTGCCGAGCCGCATGGCCCTGGTGCGGGCGGCGAACCGGTCCAGGAAGGCGTCGGCGACGGACTCGTGGACGTAGAGCCGCTCGATGGAGATGCACAGCTGGCCGGCGGAGGAGAAGCAGGCCCGGACGGCACCGGCGGCGGCCTTCTCGATGTCGGCGTCGTCCAGCACCAGCATGGCGTTCTTGCCGCCGAGTTCCAGGGAGACGCCGACCAGGCGGGAGGCGGCGCCGACGGCGACCTCGCGGCCGGTGCGGGTGGAGCCGGTGAAGGAGACGTAGTCGGCGTGCTTGACCAACTCGGGGCCGACGACCGGGCCCTCGCCGAGGACCACCTGGAAGACGCCGTCGGGCAGCCCGGCCTCGATCAGCAGGTCACGCGCCCACAGGGCGGTGAGGCAGGTCTCCGTGTCCGGCTTCATCACCACGGCGTTGCCCGCGACGAAGGCGGGCAGGGCGTCGCCGACGGACAGCTCCAGCGGGTAGTTCCAGGGGGCTATCTGGCCCACCACCCCGCGCGGGTGGCGCAGTTCGGTGACCTTGGTCAGGACCGGGACGGCGCCGGTGTGCCGCTTGGGCCGCAGATAGGCGGCGGCGCGGCGGCCGTAGTGCCGGGCGGCGACGACGACGGCCTGCACCTCCTCGTGCGCGTGCAGGCGGGCCTTGCCGGTCTCCAGCTGGATCAGGTCCAGGACCTCGGCCTGCCGCTCCAGCACCAGGTCGTGGAAGCGCAGCAGCACGGCGGCGCGCTGCCGAACCGGGGTCGCCGCCCACGCGGTCTGCGCGGCGCGGGCCGCGGCGAAGGCGTCCCGGACGTCGTCCGGGGTGGACTCGGGCAGGTCGGCCAGCTTCTCGCCGGTGAAGGGGGCGTGACTGGCGGTACGGCCGGAGCCTGTGACGCCCTTGGTGAGCCGGGCCAGCAGCTGCGGGGTGACCACGTCGGCGGCGGTACGGGCGCCGTCGGGGGCGGGCGCGAGCGGGTTGGTGCCGGCGATGTCCGGGGCCTGCGTGTCCGTCATGACGCGCAGGGTATGCCGCGGCGCGGCCTTTGTGTACCCGTCGGTAACGCGGATTCACCGACCGCTCACACCCTGCCAGTGATCACTGGCAGGGAATGCGCTGATCAGGGCGTTGGCGGGGGACGATCAGCCGGCACAGGGTTTTTTCACGGCGGCGGGACAAGAGGCCCAGGAGGTACGGCGACGAGAGAGGACGACCGCGTACCGCACCGCCGTCCGAGCGGGCGGGCCCTCACCCGCCGGCCGAGAACGTGTCCACGGCCACGTCGAAGTACTCCCGCGCCTCGCGGACCTTGCCGACCGGCGCCGACACCCACACGTCGTACAGCCTGCCGTTCTCCTCCCAGCACAGGTCGTAGGTGTGGCGCGGGCCCTCCGCCGGGCTGAAGCCGTTCCAGGTGAACTCCCAGAAGGCGGCCCGGTGTCCGGCGTGCGTGGTGGGGGTGACCCGGCCGTCGTGGTAACCGGGGTTGTTCTCCGGGCCGGCGGCGGCGGAGCGCTCCAGCACGCCCAGGGGGCCGCCCGGCTGCGGGCCGGTGACCTTGACGCCGAGGCGGAAGGTCTGACCCGGCGAGAGGTAGTAGACGCGTTCGCCGCGCGGGCTGCGGGTGAAGTCCTCCGGGACGGCGAGGGAGAACCCGGCCGGGTCGTGGGCGGTGCGGTAGCCGGAGGGCGCGGTGTGCGAGCCGGTGCCGGGCGCGGTGGTGGGCCCGGGTGAGGGAGTGGCCGGTGTCCGGGGCGCCGTCGGGGCGGGCGCCGTACCCGTGGCACCGGTGCCGGTCGCCGGGGTGGTGGCCGTGCCGCCCGGGGTGCCGCCGCCTCCGTCCCCGCTCTGGTGCAGCAGCAGCGTGGCGGCCGACACGCCCGCCCCGGCCAGCGCGGCGACGAGCAGCGCCGCCACCAGCGCTCCGCGCGGAGCCGGGCGGGCCGGCGGCTGCTGTGCCGTCGGGGGGTGGGCCGGGCCCAGCGGCGGCGGCCCGCCCTGGGGCAGGTCCGGCCGGGTCGGCGAGTAGGCCACCGGGGACTTGTGGGCCCGGCCGCCGCCGATCCGGTGCAGGCGCCCGACGCCGTGCTCCCCCGCCGGGCGCCGGCCGCCCGGCGCGGCCGGGGTCCGGCCGGTCTCCAGGTACGTCCGCAGCATCCACTCCGCGGCCGCCGCGCTCAGCCGGCGGTCGGGATCGCGCTCCAGCAGCCCCAGGACGACGGGCAGCAGCGGCTCGGCCTGCGCCGGCGGGCGGATGTCGGCGGAGACGACGGCGTGCAGGATGCCGCCCAGCGAGTCGCGCCGGAAGGGCGATTCGCCGCTGAGCACCGTGCACAGCAGCGCGCCCAGCGACCACAGGTCGGACTCCGGGCCGGTGCGCAGCCCGGACATCCGCTCCGGCGCGGTGTATTCGGGCGAGCCCACGAAGGAACCGGTCTCGGTGAGCGTGGTGGCGCCCTCGACCTGGGCGATGCCGAAGTCGGTGAGCACGACCCGGTCGGTGCCGGACTCGATCAGGACGTTCGCGGGCTTGATGTCCCGGTGCAGCACGCCCGCCTCGTGCGCGGTGTGCACCGCGCTCAGCAGGGCGATGCCGATCCGCGCGGCCTCTTCGGCGCCGACCGGGCCGTCCCGGGCGATCCGTTCGGCGAGCGACGGGCCGTCGACCAGCTCCATCACGAGATACGGCCGGCCGTCGTGCTCCACCACGTCGTGCACGACGATGATGTGCGGGTGCCGTAACTGGCAGACCGCGCGGGCCTCGCGGAACGTACGGGCGCGGCGGCGGCGCGCGTCGTCGTCCGGGAGCGAGTCGTCCGGAAGGAACTCCTTGACCGCCACCCGACGGCCCAGCACCTCGTCGCTCGCCCGCCACACGACGCCCATGCCGCCGCGCCCGACGCGTTCCTCCAGGCGGTAACGGCCCGCGATCAGCCGGAAGCCGCCGGCTCCCTCGGTCCCCATGCGCCCCATCATGCCGCAGCGGGCGCCCGTGTCCTCGAAATCCGGTCGCGCCCCGGGGGCACGCGGATCACCGGTCGGACAGCAGTTCCCGGCGCGGACGGCGCAGTCCGGGGCGCCGGGCTCAGCGCGGCTCCTGCCAGCCCTGGAGCACCGCCTTGAACTGCTTGCTGGTGCGGCCCCAGTCCGCGGCGGGCGAGGATATGTAGATCACGTACTCGGTGCCGTCGCGCGCGATGTACGTCTCCTCCGCGGCGCGCCGCGGCCCCGGGAAGGCGCTGTCCTTCGCCAGCGCGGTCCAGGTGTACTCCCAGACGGAGCCGCCGAGGTCGCGGTAGACGTTCTTCTCCAGCCGGACCCGCTGGTAGTCGGCCAGCCGCCGGGAGAGCTGGCCGTCCAGGTCGAGCTGGTGGGAGTAGGCGTCCTTGAAGTCGGGCGAGGTGTCGATGGCGATGCGGACGAAGTGCTCGCCGCCGTCGGGCGTGTAGTCGACCTGCCGGAGGTCGCCGGGCACCCCGACGACCCTGCGCGACCAGCCCTCGGGCAGGTAGAGGCCGAAGCCCCACTCGTCGTCGTACCGGCGCCAGGAGGCCGGGATCGTGCCGTCGGTGCCGGGCGTGGCGCTGCCGCTCGCGGAGGCGGACGGCGTGGCCGGGCCTCCGTTCGGCCCACCGCCGTCCCGGGTGCCGGCGCTCCACTTCTGCACGGCCACCGCGGCGCCGGCGCCGAGCACGGCCGCGAGGGCGACGACGAGCGCGAGGGTGCGCAGCCTGCGGCGGGGCCGGGCCCGGACCGGTGACGGAGCCGGCGCCGGTATGCCTGCCGGACCGGACGGTACGGGGGCCACGGCCGTCGGGCCGGTGACGGCACCGGTCGCGCCCGCCGGGCCGCCGGGGAGACCGCCGCCGGCCGAACCCCCTCCGGGAAGCGTGCCGTGGCCCGGATCGGCCGTCCCGGGTATGTGCCCGCCCGCGCCCCGGGCCTGCGGGAACCCCCGCGGGTCCCGCGCGGTGCCCGGCGTGCGCCCCTCCGCCGCCTCGGCGAGCATCCGCTCCGCCTCCTCGACGCCGGGCCGCCCGGCCGGGTCCTTGCACAGCAGGGCGGCGATGACGGGGGCGAGCGGACCGGCGTGCCGCGGCGCGTCCGTGTCCTCCTCGACGATCGCCTGCATGGTGCTCAGCGGCGAGGTCCGCCGGAACGGCGAGCGGCCCTCGACCGCCGTGTACAGCGTGGCGCCGAGCGCCCACAGGTCGGAGGCCGGGCCGGGGTCGTGACCGCGCACCCGCTCGGGGGCCAGGTAGTCGACGGAGCCGACGACCTCCCCGGTGCGGGTGATGGTGGAGTCGCCCTCTATCTGGGCGATGCCGAAGTCCGTCAGCAGCACCCGGCGGTCCTTGCCGAGCAGGACGTTGCCGGGCTTGACGTCCCGGTGCAGCACACCGGCGGCGTGCGCGGCGCGCAGCGCCCGCAGCACCCACAGCCCTATCCAGGCGGCCTCCGCCGGCTCCACGCGGCCGCGTTCCTTGACCACGTCGGCCAGCGAGGCGCCCTCGACCAGCTCCATCACGATCCACGGCCGGCCGTCGTGTTCGAGCACGTCGTGCACGGTGACGACGGCGGAGTGGTTGATGCGCGCGGCGGCCCGCGCCTCGGCACGGGTCCGGGCGAGCAGCACGGCCCGGTCGCCGTCGGAGGCGTAGAGCGCGGCGGTCAGCTCCTTGACGGCGACCATCCGGTGCAGCACCTCGTCGTGGGCGCGCCACACCCGGCCCATGCCGCCGCTGCCGATGGAATCGGCGAGCCGGTAGCGGCCTGCTACGAGCAGACCCTGCTTCTGATTCACGTTGCCCCGCAATGCTCTTGACAGGGCCAGACTAAGGACCGGCCTCCCCCCAGGGAACCAGCGGGGGGCACCGGTGACCGCACTGTGACGATGGTCGTTTCCACGCGACAGAGGAAACCCCGCGGTCCCTGGGTACGCGCAGCTCAACCCGTGTAGCGATACGTCGCCACGGCCTGCTCGTACAGCCGGGTCACCTGGTCCCGCTCGGCTTCCGGGCCGCGCACCTGCACGATGTGGTAGCGGCCGTTCAGCAGCAGCGCCATGTTCCGCACGAACCGGTCCCGCCCCTGCCCGTCGGTCCAGGTGAACTGCCCCTCTGCCATGGTCCGCCCGCCCACCTCGGTGGTCCGCAGGCCGCTCGCCGTGGACCAGCTGGAGTCTCGGTACGGCTGGAGTTCCCGCTCCTTGTCCCGCTGGTAGGCCATCGGGTCGCTGCCGTAGGCGGACGCGCCGTCCCGGCCCGGTACGACGATCAGCTCGAAGTCCCCGTGGGCGTAGACCACCTGGCCGCTGCCGTTCCTGGGGCTGCGGCCCCAGCCCTCGGCGACGGCGACCTTGAAGCCGTCGGGGTCCTTGCGCAGGGTGAACCCGTCGGGCACGGCAGGGTCCCCGCCGGTCTGGGTCTCGGTCGCGGGCGCGGAGGTGCCCTCGTCCGGGGTGCTCCGCCCGGCGGATGGCTCCCGGGTGTGCGCGGGCAGCGGGCCGGTCCGCCCGGTGTCGCCGGTGCGGTCCCCGCCGGATTCCTGCTTTGGCATGAAGAGCATCGCGTAGGCGATCCCGCCCGCCAGCAGGAGCAGTATCAGAAGGAGCAGGGTCCGGCCCAGGCTGCGCGGCGAACGGGCGCCCCCGGCGGCCCGCTTGTGCCGGCCGTGCGGACCCGCCACGACCGCGCCCGCGCGGCGGCGGCGCACCAGCTCGCCCCGGCGCCGCACGATCGGCAGCCGGCTCGGGTCGGCGGGCGGCACGGGGACGACCCGGGTACCGGCCTCCGGCTCCGGCGCGGACCGCACCAGGGAGCGCAGCCAGCCGCTCAGCTCCTCCACGTCCGGCCGCTCGGTGGGGTCCTGACGCAGCAGCGACTCCACGACCGGGCGCAGCGGTCCGCACTCCTCGGCGAACGCGGGCGGCTCGGCGCACACCAGTTGCACCAGCTCGGCCGTGGACTCCTCCGGGTACGGGGCGTGTCCCTGTACGGCGCGGAACAGCAGCGCGCCGAGGGCCCACAGGTCGGTGGCGGGGCCGATGGGCGCGGCCAGCTGCCAGTTCTCGTGCACGGGCCCGGCCTGCTCCGGCGCCCACCGCTCGGTCACCGGCCCCACCACGGCCATCCGCACCTGCCGCGCCCGCTCGGCGGCAAGCGCACCACCGGGACCTCGGCGTACGGCCCCGGGGGCGTCCCAGCCGGCGACGGGGGCGGGGGCTGGACTTGGGGTGTCAGGGCCGTAACGACGGACGGCAGCGAGCCCGGACTCCGAGGGACCGTCGGGCCCGGAGGGGCGGCCGGGCGCCGACAGCCCTCCGGGGTGGTCGGGACCGGCGCCGGAATCCGAGGAGCCGTAGGAATCGGAGCGGTGGCCGGGGCCGAACCCGGGCTCCGAGGAACCGAAGGGGTCGAAAGCACGACCGGAGCCGGAGCCGGACACGGACGCACCAGGGCCGGCCGGGGCCGCAGGCGTGCGGCCGGAGCCGGGTGCCGGCAGCGCTCCGGGGTGGGCGGGAGCCGACGTCGTACGGCCGGAGCCGGACGCCTGCGGTCCGCCGGGGCTGTCGGTCGGCGGGTGCTGCCTGTCGCGTGCCTGGGGCGGGACACGGCCGGGTTGCGGCTGTGCCGGGGACAGGCCCAGTCGCCGGGTACCGCCGTCCAGGGCCTGGGGAGTACCGCCCTCCAGGGCCTGGGATGTGCCGCCGGGCCCGGGGCGCGGCGCGGCGCCGTGCCAGGGGGTGCCGCCCACACCGTACGGGTCGGCTATGCGGCCGGGCGGCACCGCGCTGCCCGGGTCCGAGGGGTAAGACGGCTCTGCCTGGTCGTCGGCCGGGCCGGAGTCGGCAGCGGCGTCGGCCGGCGGGCGGGCGCCGGGCAGGGCGGGGCGTCGGCTGTGCTCCGCCTCGTGCACCCGGGCGGCGGCCCGGGCGCCCGCGCGGTAGGCGGCGATGGCCCCCGCCCGCGCGGCCCGGACATCGGAACCGGTCTCCAGAGCCGGCTGCCCCGCCGCGCCGGAGAGCCCGTCCCCGCCGGGCGCCGACAGCGCTCCGGCGGCCCGCGCCTGGATGGCGGCCCGCCGTGCGGCCTCGGGATCGACATCCGCCGCACCACCCGCGGCACCACCGGCACCGCCGAAACTGCCAGGCCCAACGGAACCGCCGGCACCGCCGAAACTGCCAGGCCCAACGGAACCGCCGGCACCGCCGAAACTGCCAGGATCACCGGAACCACCGGCACCGCCGAAACTGCCAGGATCACCGGAACCACCGGCACCGGACGAACG
This window harbors:
- a CDS encoding succinic semialdehyde dehydrogenase; the encoded protein is MTDTQAPDIAGTNPLAPAPDGARTAADVVTPQLLARLTKGVTGSGRTASHAPFTGEKLADLPESTPDDVRDAFAAARAAQTAWAATPVRQRAAVLLRFHDLVLERQAEVLDLIQLETGKARLHAHEEVQAVVVAARHYGRRAAAYLRPKRHTGAVPVLTKVTELRHPRGVVGQIAPWNYPLELSVGDALPAFVAGNAVVMKPDTETCLTALWARDLLIEAGLPDGVFQVVLGEGPVVGPELVKHADYVSFTGSTRTGREVAVGAASRLVGVSLELGGKNAMLVLDDADIEKAAAGAVRACFSSAGQLCISIERLYVHESVADAFLDRFAARTRAMRLGNFLAYGADMGSLVGERQLKTVQRHVEEAVAKGAKVIAGGAARPDIGPYFFEPTILDGVEPAMAVCEEETFGPVVSVYRFRTDDEAVERANATPYGLNASVWTTNARRGRDLAARLRTGTVNVNEGYAPAYGSAQSPMGGMKDSGLGRRHGSEGILKYTEAQTVAQQRLLPMAPSLGMDDEAYARFMSTSLRLMKAFRFR
- a CDS encoding serine/threonine-protein kinase codes for the protein MGRVWRAHDEVLHRMVAVKELTAALYASDGDRAVLLARTRAEARAAARINHSAVVTVHDVLEHDGRPWIVMELVEGASLADVVKERGRVEPAEAAWIGLWVLRALRAAHAAGVLHRDVKPGNVLLGKDRRVLLTDFGIAQIEGDSTITRTGEVVGSVDYLAPERVRGHDPGPASDLWALGATLYTAVEGRSPFRRTSPLSTMQAIVEEDTDAPRHAGPLAPVIAALLCKDPAGRPGVEEAERMLAEAAEGRTPGTARDPRGFPQARGAGGHIPGTADPGHGTLPGGGSAGGGLPGGPAGATGAVTGPTAVAPVPSGPAGIPAPAPSPVRARPRRRLRTLALVVALAAVLGAGAAVAVQKWSAGTRDGGGPNGGPATPSASASGSATPGTDGTIPASWRRYDDEWGFGLYLPEGWSRRVVGVPGDLRQVDYTPDGGEHFVRIAIDTSPDFKDAYSHQLDLDGQLSRRLADYQRVRLEKNVYRDLGGSVWEYTWTALAKDSAFPGPRRAAEETYIARDGTEYVIYISSPAADWGRTSKQFKAVLQGWQEPR
- a CDS encoding protein kinase domain-containing protein → MGTEGAGGFRLIAGRYRLEERVGRGGMGVVWRASDEVLGRRVAVKEFLPDDSLPDDDARRRRARTFREARAVCQLRHPHIIVVHDVVEHDGRPYLVMELVDGPSLAERIARDGPVGAEEAARIGIALLSAVHTAHEAGVLHRDIKPANVLIESGTDRVVLTDFGIAQVEGATTLTETGSFVGSPEYTAPERMSGLRTGPESDLWSLGALLCTVLSGESPFRRDSLGGILHAVVSADIRPPAQAEPLLPVVLGLLERDPDRRLSAAAAEWMLRTYLETGRTPAAPGGRRPAGEHGVGRLHRIGGGRAHKSPVAYSPTRPDLPQGGPPPLGPAHPPTAQQPPARPAPRGALVAALLVAALAGAGVSAATLLLHQSGDGGGGTPGGTATTPATGTGATGTAPAPTAPRTPATPSPGPTTAPGTGSHTAPSGYRTAHDPAGFSLAVPEDFTRSPRGERVYYLSPGQTFRLGVKVTGPQPGGPLGVLERSAAAGPENNPGYHDGRVTPTTHAGHRAAFWEFTWNGFSPAEGPRHTYDLCWEENGRLYDVWVSAPVGKVREAREYFDVAVDTFSAGG
- a CDS encoding protein kinase; translated protein: MDDYAGRVLADRYRLPLPPSDAYEFTESRAFDTYSGQEVLVRQVPLPEVVEAEVLDAEGLPEGFTARERPSRRSAEARGATRQPADPAVRRAVEAAQAAARVPDHPRLDQVFDVFAEGGSLWIVSELVAARPLAALLTERPLSPYRAAEVASDVLMALRVLHAHGWVHRNITVRTVLVCDDGRVVLTGLAAGAAEEALCGYDPVPASEDPAGGGGTGDALGTGPAGHTGWAGAEADAGGPGGLAGSGGDDGFGGAGRSSGAGGSGDPGSFGGAGGSGDPGSFGGAGGSVGPGSFGGAGGSVGPGSFGGAGGAAGGAADVDPEAARRAAIQARAAGALSAPGGDGLSGAAGQPALETGSDVRAARAGAIAAYRAGARAAARVHEAEHSRRPALPGARPPADAAADSGPADDQAEPSYPSDPGSAVPPGRIADPYGVGGTPWHGAAPRPGPGGTSQALEGGTPQALDGGTRRLGLSPAQPQPGRVPPQARDRQHPPTDSPGGPQASGSGRTTSAPAHPGALPAPGSGRTPAAPAGPGASVSGSGSGRAFDPFGSSEPGFGPGHRSDSYGSSDSGAGPDHPGGLSAPGRPSGPDGPSESGLAAVRRYGPDTPSPAPAPVAGWDAPGAVRRGPGGALAAERARQVRMAVVGPVTERWAPEQAGPVHENWQLAAPIGPATDLWALGALLFRAVQGHAPYPEESTAELVQLVCAEPPAFAEECGPLRPVVESLLRQDPTERPDVEELSGWLRSLVRSAPEPEAGTRVVPVPPADPSRLPIVRRRGELVRRRRAGAVVAGPHGRHKRAAGGARSPRSLGRTLLLLILLLLAGGIAYAMLFMPKQESGGDRTGDTGRTGPLPAHTREPSAGRSTPDEGTSAPATETQTGGDPAVPDGFTLRKDPDGFKVAVAEGWGRSPRNGSGQVVYAHGDFELIVVPGRDGASAYGSDPMAYQRDKERELQPYRDSSWSTASGLRTTEVGGRTMAEGQFTWTDGQGRDRFVRNMALLLNGRYHIVQVRGPEAERDQVTRLYEQAVATYRYTG